The Chloroflexaceae bacterium genome contains a region encoding:
- a CDS encoding glycosyltransferase family 4 protein, whose translation MRVLTIATNATPAGLAAEVGTGQHQRVDYLELAERFNSEYIDYNRLRNLPLAQKFEDLLRSDLRLAAAATRLVRRKGYDCVISLSERVGIPLALLLNRRVRHIVIFHHGMSPKKLRLIKALRLQRRWDLIAAISRAEAEGMRAALDLAPERVVALHTPVDTNFYRPRAPSSGDEGLIQSLGLSYRDYPTLIRAMRRLPHIPCQLRVGSTWVSRRGGHEREELPPNVSLEPFVHPSHLREYYAASRFIIVPIRATTQWSAGCTSVQIAQAMGKPVVATRMPGLSEYVVEGETGLLVDPGDDQRMAAAIDTLWNEPQRVARMGRQARQWMQERFSLDAWLQRVESIAWQVAEQGVNI comes from the coding sequence ATGCGGGTTCTGACAATTGCTACCAATGCCACTCCCGCCGGTCTGGCAGCGGAGGTGGGCACCGGTCAGCACCAGCGTGTTGACTACCTGGAACTGGCGGAACGCTTCAATTCGGAATACATCGACTACAATCGTCTGCGCAACCTTCCTCTTGCCCAGAAGTTTGAAGATCTCCTGCGCAGCGACCTGCGTCTTGCGGCCGCCGCTACCCGCCTGGTTCGTCGGAAGGGCTATGATTGTGTTATCAGCCTCTCGGAGCGTGTCGGCATACCACTGGCATTGCTGCTCAACCGGCGGGTGCGCCATATCGTCATTTTCCATCACGGGATGTCGCCAAAGAAGTTGCGGCTCATAAAAGCCCTCAGACTGCAGCGGCGCTGGGATCTGATCGCGGCAATCAGCAGGGCTGAGGCCGAAGGCATGCGCGCGGCGCTGGACCTGGCGCCAGAACGTGTCGTCGCGCTGCACACCCCGGTAGACACAAACTTCTACCGGCCGAGAGCGCCTTCTAGTGGCGATGAAGGGTTGATCCAGAGTCTTGGCCTCTCTTACCGCGACTACCCGACGCTCATCCGCGCCATGCGCCGGTTGCCGCATATTCCTTGTCAGTTACGCGTGGGGAGCACGTGGGTCTCCCGGCGCGGCGGGCACGAGCGGGAGGAATTACCGCCGAACGTTAGTCTGGAACCCTTCGTACATCCGAGTCATCTGCGCGAATACTATGCTGCCAGCCGCTTCATTATTGTGCCGATCCGCGCAACAACGCAGTGGAGCGCCGGGTGCACATCGGTGCAGATAGCACAGGCGATGGGCAAACCGGTCGTTGCGACTCGCATGCCCGGCCTGAGCGAATACGTCGTCGAAGGAGAAACGGGGTTACTGGTCGATCCAGGCGATGACCAGAGGATGGCCGCAGCTATTGACACACTCTGGAACGAACCGCAGCGGGTGGCGCGGATGGGTCGCCAGGCCCGGCAGTGGATGCAGGAGCGCTTTTCGCTCGATGCCTGGCTCCAACGTGTCGAGTCAATCGCCTGGCAGGTTGCAGAGCAAGGAGTAAACATCTGA
- a CDS encoding GNAT family N-acetyltransferase codes for MKIIDHPSRELWSQVVARSPYATFFHTPTWADILVSTFPEMHIATKAFCLDDNTVALVPIIGTMERNGFFGWFESMYPGAYGGPVAERPLTPFEMKAISHHLTSRHTAYVQIMGNPFLGSEKDFHVDAAFTPSLQYTHFLYLEDGFHSVHDRFSAEKRRYARKAVKLGVVVSVAETWEEYEQYYQAYLDTLERWGASTLVRYPRSLFEHLFRHRSDAIRLWIAKKNGQVISGKLVFYHQRQALYWHGATIQRYFDHHPAPLLMTEVVRDACRQGLQYLDLGPSGGLSGVEFYKETFGAQKRFFGSYVWNANRLYRLYKRLRGLGRRIASKTAA; via the coding sequence ATGAAGATCATCGATCACCCATCACGTGAACTCTGGAGCCAGGTTGTCGCTCGATCGCCATATGCCACGTTTTTCCACACGCCGACGTGGGCTGATATTCTTGTCTCCACTTTTCCTGAGATGCATATCGCCACTAAAGCGTTTTGTCTGGACGACAACACGGTGGCGCTAGTGCCGATCATCGGCACGATGGAGCGAAATGGTTTCTTCGGATGGTTCGAGTCGATGTATCCTGGCGCCTATGGCGGACCGGTAGCGGAAAGACCCCTGACGCCATTCGAGATGAAGGCCATTTCTCATCACCTGACGAGTCGCCATACCGCCTATGTGCAAATAATGGGCAACCCGTTCCTCGGTTCGGAGAAGGATTTTCACGTAGATGCAGCGTTTACGCCCTCGCTACAGTATACACATTTCCTGTACCTGGAGGATGGATTTCATAGCGTCCACGATCGTTTCTCAGCCGAGAAACGTCGGTATGCTCGCAAGGCCGTCAAACTTGGCGTGGTTGTCTCCGTAGCCGAAACGTGGGAGGAATACGAGCAGTATTATCAAGCCTATCTGGATACGCTGGAGCGCTGGGGAGCATCAACACTCGTGCGTTACCCGCGTAGTTTGTTTGAGCACCTGTTCCGTCATCGTTCTGATGCAATCAGGCTCTGGATCGCAAAGAAGAATGGTCAGGTTATCTCTGGGAAACTTGTATTTTATCACCAACGCCAGGCGCTGTACTGGCATGGAGCGACCATTCAACGTTACTTCGATCATCATCCAGCGCCGCTCCTGATGACAGAAGTGGTGCGAGATGCGTGTCGCCAGGGGTTGCAGTATCTCGACCTTGGGCCAAGTGGCGGCTTGTCGGGAGTCGAATTTTACAAAGAGACCTTCGGCGCCCAGAAACGCTTCTTCGGAAGTTACGTCTGGAACGCGAACAGGCTGTACCGTCTCTATAAGCGCCTGCGCGGCCTTGGTCGCAGGATAGCATCGAAGACTGCCGCATAG
- a CDS encoding flippase, with the protein MHQLANTVLRNSIAGLFAQITIKLLSFAFSVLIIRQLGASDFGQYAAVIGFGTVFLFIADLGLAPYTVREVARLRDQPDGQERISDLYANVLALRLILALVAGVLVVSAAILTGRPAMMIGALALNALTVLIYAFHGSTEAVLAGHERLDLTAGMQVVNQLIFVCLGGLALWLGLGYYGLIMATMAGVAVMTALVMRAVWNLGIRPGRLGLQTWVPLLRAAFPFGIVGLTLGISYRFDTVLLNIYSGDVPTGHYNAAYNLVFALVTLSNVLNTALYPSLSREAVNNPARLPRIYERLLRYLLLVALPLAVGGFILAEPLVDFLFGAEYKPSAQLLAILIWTVPLMFISEFLGYVITIAGREASAARAIVVSSSVSVIANLILIPHYGVLAAAIITLVTEMVLVSQYLWMLRELLRNMQWSILLITRFFAALLSMAIVAYLCRYLPAPLTIGIGGALYGGLLLAMGVIGQEETRFVREMLAARFQKNNVGTT; encoded by the coding sequence ATGCACCAGCTTGCCAACACCGTCTTACGCAATTCAATTGCCGGTCTCTTTGCTCAGATCACGATTAAACTACTCTCATTTGCCTTCTCGGTGCTGATCATCCGCCAGCTCGGGGCCAGCGACTTCGGCCAGTACGCGGCGGTGATCGGCTTCGGCACGGTCTTCCTGTTCATCGCCGATCTGGGGCTGGCGCCCTACACGGTGCGCGAGGTGGCCCGCCTGCGCGATCAACCCGACGGTCAGGAGCGCATCAGCGATCTCTACGCCAATGTGCTGGCCCTGCGGCTCATCCTGGCGCTGGTTGCCGGCGTGCTGGTGGTTAGCGCGGCCATCCTCACCGGGCGCCCTGCAATGATGATCGGCGCCCTTGCCCTGAACGCGCTCACCGTGCTGATCTACGCCTTCCACGGAAGCACCGAGGCCGTGCTGGCCGGTCACGAGCGCCTCGATCTGACCGCCGGGATGCAGGTGGTTAACCAGTTGATCTTCGTCTGTCTGGGTGGCCTGGCTCTCTGGCTGGGCCTGGGCTACTACGGCTTGATTATGGCCACGATGGCCGGTGTTGCCGTGATGACGGCGCTGGTGATGCGCGCGGTCTGGAATCTTGGTATTCGTCCGGGCCGGCTGGGTCTGCAGACCTGGGTTCCGCTGCTGCGAGCCGCCTTCCCCTTTGGGATCGTGGGCCTGACTCTGGGGATTTCGTATCGTTTCGATACCGTGTTGCTCAACATCTACAGCGGCGACGTGCCCACCGGTCACTATAACGCGGCCTACAATCTAGTGTTCGCCCTGGTGACTCTGTCAAACGTGCTCAACACGGCGCTTTACCCCTCACTATCGCGCGAGGCGGTAAATAACCCGGCCCGTTTGCCGCGGATCTATGAGCGTTTGCTGCGCTACCTGTTGCTGGTGGCACTGCCACTTGCCGTCGGCGGTTTCATCCTTGCTGAGCCGCTGGTAGACTTTCTCTTTGGTGCGGAGTACAAGCCCTCGGCGCAACTCCTGGCAATTTTGATCTGGACCGTGCCGCTGATGTTTATCTCAGAATTTCTCGGCTATGTGATTACGATTGCTGGACGCGAGGCATCAGCAGCAAGGGCGATTGTTGTCAGTAGCAGCGTCAGCGTCATCGCCAATCTCATCCTGATACCTCACTACGGTGTTCTAGCAGCAGCAATTATCACTCTGGTCACAGAGATGGTGCTGGTTAGCCAGTATCTCTGGATGCTGCGCGAACTGCTGAGAAACATGCAATGGAGCATCCTCCTGATCACACGCTTCTTTGCCGCGCTACTTTCAATGGCCATCGTCGCATATTTATGCCGCTATTTGCCAGCGCCATTGACCATTGGCATTGGCGGGGCGCTCTATGGTGGATTGCTGCTGGCAATGGGGGTGATTGGTCAGGAAGAAACTCGCTTTGTGCGTGAGATGCTCGCGGCGCGTTTCCAGAAAAACAATGTAGGCACAACATGA
- the rffA gene encoding dTDP-4-amino-4,6-dideoxygalactose transaminase, producing the protein MRKYIPFNQASIGEEERTAVLRALDSGALGGNGPISAQAQERLRTVLGARHVLLTTSCSHALEMAAMVLQLGPGDEVIMPSFTFVTTASSVVRQGARPVFVDIDERTFNLDPEQIERHITPSTRAIVPVHYAGQSCDMDAILNIARRHQLYVIEDAAQGIGARYGGRFLGTIGDIGCFSFHVTKNIVAGEGGAFITNDDHIAEKAEIIREKGTNRSKYLRGEVDKYTWVEIGSSFIPSDLLAAIIIAQINKMEKIHQQRRAIWQRYREGLCELEQRGDIILPYVQPAAEPNWHIFAFRVTDVERRDAVLDELKHRGIGATFHFVPLHSAPYARARWGYQPEDLPITERVAASLIRLPIYPDLSAEDQEYIIETIYDIFATRQRERCCGGC; encoded by the coding sequence ATGCGCAAGTACATCCCCTTTAATCAGGCCTCAATCGGTGAAGAGGAGCGCACAGCCGTGTTACGCGCTCTAGATAGCGGAGCGCTCGGTGGAAATGGACCAATCAGTGCGCAGGCGCAGGAACGGTTACGGACTGTTCTTGGTGCGCGGCACGTATTGCTGACCACTTCGTGCAGTCATGCGCTAGAAATGGCGGCGATGGTGCTCCAGCTTGGACCTGGTGACGAGGTAATTATGCCAAGTTTTACGTTTGTCACCACGGCAAGTTCGGTCGTGCGACAGGGCGCTCGGCCCGTATTCGTCGATATTGATGAACGGACGTTCAATCTCGATCCAGAACAGATTGAACGGCATATCACTCCATCCACGCGGGCCATCGTGCCGGTTCACTATGCCGGGCAAAGTTGCGACATGGATGCGATCCTCAATATAGCTCGCCGTCATCAACTCTACGTTATCGAAGACGCCGCCCAGGGGATCGGGGCGCGTTATGGCGGGAGATTCCTGGGAACTATTGGTGATATCGGATGCTTCAGTTTTCACGTCACCAAGAATATCGTCGCTGGAGAAGGCGGGGCCTTTATCACCAACGACGATCACATCGCCGAGAAAGCAGAAATCATTCGTGAGAAGGGAACCAATCGCTCCAAATATCTTCGCGGAGAAGTGGACAAGTACACCTGGGTTGAGATAGGCTCGAGTTTCATACCCTCTGACCTTCTTGCCGCAATCATTATTGCCCAGATTAACAAGATGGAGAAAATTCATCAACAGCGGCGAGCCATCTGGCAACGTTACCGGGAAGGATTATGCGAACTAGAGCAGCGAGGAGACATCATTCTTCCCTATGTGCAACCCGCAGCCGAGCCCAACTGGCATATATTCGCATTTCGTGTAACTGATGTGGAACGCCGAGACGCAGTGCTTGATGAACTCAAACATCGTGGCATAGGCGCCACATTCCACTTTGTGCCGTTGCATTCTGCACCATACGCTCGTGCCAGGTGGGGGTATCAGCCTGAAGATCTACCGATTACTGAACGTGTTGCGGCATCTCTGATTCGGCTTCCAATCTATCCTGATCTCAGCGCGGAAGACCAGGAATACATTATTGAGACAATCTACGACATTTTCGCAACCCGTCAGCGGGAAAGATGTTGTGGGGGATGCTGA